A segment of the Chitinispirillales bacterium genome:
AAAGACCCTTGCCGTTCGCATGGAACGTCAGCAAGAAACCGCACTGAAAATCGCACACTGGCTTTGCGGGCAAAATAATGTAGCTGTTGTTTATTATATAGGTTTACCAAATCACCCCGATTATGAATTATCCTGCCGTCAGGCGAGCGGTTTTGGCGCAATGATTTCCTTTACCGTGCGAAACGAACAAATGGCGGTTAAAATATTGGAAAACGTAAAAGTGATAAAATATGCCGAGAGTTTAGGCGGGGTTGAAAGCCTGATTACCTATCCAATGCTTCAAACTCACGCCGATTTACCGGAAGACGAGCGAAACGCGCGAGGCATAGATGGATGTTTATTACGTTTATCGGTTGGTTTGGAATCAGCAAAAGATTTAATTGCGGATTTAGAACAGGCAATGGGAGTTTCAGTATGAAATATGATTTTGACAGAGTAATAGAAAGACGTAATACGTACAGTGTAAAATACGCGCCCGCTTTACGAGGCAAGCCGAATGATGTACAGCCTATGTGGATTGCCGATATGGATTTTGCAGCTCCTCCCTGTGTGATTGACGCGCTTGTTTTTTGTGTTCAACACGGAATTTACGGATACTCCGAGCCGGATGCGGAATTTTTTCACGTTATACAAAACTGGTTTATAAAGCGCTTTGATTGGAACGTAGAACGTGAATGGCTTACGGCGACACCGGGTGTTGTGAACGCTTTATATATCGCCGTTCGCGCTTTAACCGAATCGGGCGAAGGCGTACTTATACAGCAGCCCGTTTATTATCCTTTTGAATCTTGCGTCAGACAATGCGGTCGGAAATTGCTCGTCAATGAACTTGTGTATAACGATGGATGCTACAATATAGATTTTGATGATTTTGAGAATAAAATTAAAGAAGCGAAACTTTTTATTTTATGTAATCCGCACAATCCTGTCGGACGTGTTTGGACGGAGAGCGAACTTACTCGCTTAGGCGAGATTTGCCTGCGGCGCGATGTAATTGTTATTTCCGATGAAATTCATCAGGATTTTATATATCCGTCTCACCGCCACATTGTGTTTGCCGGACTTGATCGTCGCTTTGCCGATATAACGCTTACCTGTACATCACCGTCAAAAACTTTCAATCTTGCGGGGCTGCTCTATGCGAATATTTTTATTTCAAGCGAAAAACTGAGAAATAAATTCAGAAGGGAGTATGCAAGCAGCGGTTTGAGTCAGCCGTCGCTTATGGGTTTGGTCGCCTGCAAAGCGGCATATGAAAAC
Coding sequences within it:
- a CDS encoding pyridoxal phosphate-dependent aminotransferase, with product MKYDFDRVIERRNTYSVKYAPALRGKPNDVQPMWIADMDFAAPPCVIDALVFCVQHGIYGYSEPDAEFFHVIQNWFIKRFDWNVEREWLTATPGVVNALYIAVRALTESGEGVLIQQPVYYPFESCVRQCGRKLLVNELVYNDGCYNIDFDDFENKIKEAKLFILCNPHNPVGRVWTESELTRLGEICLRRDVIVISDEIHQDFIYPSHRHIVFAGLDRRFADITLTCTSPSKTFNLAGLLYANIFISSEKLRNKFRREYASSGLSQPSLMGLVACKAAYENGAYWVDELNNYIFDNMSLIKKFLKKRIPKIKLVEPEGTYLAWLDFSAFGLSSKELDELITHKAKLWLNDGAAFGLGGKGFQRMNAACPRSVLRNALERLLNVN